One window of the Rhizobiaceae bacterium genome contains the following:
- a CDS encoding efflux RND transporter periplasmic adaptor subunit, with the protein MAKFRFHKLAAVAVLVGFAAWMGTGKFSSVGSASAEGEAAPAEQAMPEQPKAAPRTVAVITPPRIQHARAIRLSGQTEADKRAVLATRAAGIIEELPVKQGDHVKAGDLILLLGAEDKPAMVEMAKQIVKQRQAELEAAERLARTGNLPKLQLDTAVSALAQAKSQLAQAQAELDRNRIVAPFTGIVDKVSVEMGSSVMQGGEVATLLSLDPVLVKGEISERDLRHVAIGDTAEAVLVDGETVKGTVRYISREASPTTRTFRIEVAIPNPDNRIPAGMTSEITVRAASTDAVVLPRSVVTLNANGDLGIRAVDRESKIVFYPIDLVDDTARGFVLGGIPADAQIVVAGQDLVAEGDVVNAVPADRAVLDKLAGNFTGTN; encoded by the coding sequence ATGGCGAAGTTCAGGTTTCACAAATTGGCGGCCGTCGCCGTGCTCGTCGGTTTCGCGGCGTGGATGGGAACGGGCAAATTCTCGTCCGTCGGAAGCGCATCCGCAGAGGGCGAGGCCGCGCCTGCGGAGCAGGCGATGCCCGAGCAGCCGAAGGCCGCGCCCCGCACCGTCGCCGTGATCACGCCGCCGCGCATCCAGCATGCGCGCGCCATAAGGCTTTCCGGGCAGACGGAGGCCGACAAGCGCGCCGTTCTGGCGACACGCGCCGCCGGCATCATTGAAGAGCTTCCGGTCAAGCAGGGCGACCACGTCAAGGCGGGCGACCTGATCCTTCTGCTCGGCGCCGAAGACAAGCCGGCGATGGTCGAGATGGCGAAGCAGATCGTCAAGCAGCGTCAGGCCGAACTGGAAGCCGCAGAGCGGCTGGCCCGCACGGGCAACCTGCCGAAGCTCCAGCTCGACACGGCGGTTTCCGCGCTTGCGCAGGCCAAAAGCCAGCTCGCACAGGCGCAGGCGGAGCTCGACCGCAACCGCATCGTGGCGCCGTTCACCGGCATCGTCGACAAGGTGTCGGTGGAGATGGGCAGTTCGGTGATGCAGGGCGGCGAGGTGGCGACGCTGCTCAGCCTCGATCCGGTGCTGGTGAAAGGCGAGATCAGCGAGCGCGACCTTCGCCACGTCGCCATCGGCGATACCGCCGAAGCGGTTCTGGTCGACGGCGAGACGGTCAAGGGCACGGTCCGCTACATCAGCCGCGAGGCGTCGCCCACCACCCGAACTTTCCGCATCGAGGTCGCGATTCCCAATCCGGACAACCGCATACCGGCCGGCATGACGTCGGAGATCACCGTACGGGCGGCGTCGACCGACGCGGTCGTGCTGCCGCGCTCGGTCGTGACCCTGAACGCGAACGGCGATCTCGGCATTCGCGCGGTCGACCGGGAATCGAAGATCGTCTTCTATCCGATCGATCTGGTCGACGACACGGCCAGGGGCTTCGTGCTCGGCGGTATTCCCGCCGATGCGCAGATCGTCGTCGCCGGGCAGGATCTGGTCGCCGAAGGCGATGTCGTCAATGCGGTGCCTGCCGACCGGGCGGTGCTGGACAAGCTCGCCGGCAACTTCACCGGCACCAACTAA
- a CDS encoding TetR/AcrR family transcriptional regulator: MSLLVSETYDAGVAADSKRARVLEAAMKVVLVYGYHRTTMDDIARAAQMSRPALYLLFRNKAEIYRAIAGRMFDQSRQRMQELLEGPGSLGERLYAAIEATMIDMICAIKQSPHGAEILDLRNELAGDLVKNWHSGVARLFRAAIAEETGRTGVDLKQRGLCAEVLAELLVDGLEGMKMRTSDDAAQAAAARQLVRVIELSIER; this comes from the coding sequence GTGAGCCTTCTGGTTTCCGAAACCTACGATGCGGGGGTCGCCGCAGACTCCAAGCGGGCGCGCGTGCTGGAAGCCGCCATGAAGGTCGTGCTCGTCTACGGCTATCATCGCACGACGATGGACGACATAGCGCGCGCCGCGCAGATGTCGCGGCCGGCGCTCTACCTTCTGTTCAGGAACAAGGCCGAGATCTACCGGGCCATCGCCGGCCGTATGTTCGATCAATCGCGGCAGCGCATGCAGGAATTGCTGGAAGGGCCGGGTTCGCTCGGCGAACGGCTTTATGCGGCGATCGAGGCCACGATGATCGACATGATATGCGCAATCAAGCAGTCGCCTCACGGCGCCGAGATCCTCGATCTCAGGAACGAACTCGCCGGCGATCTCGTGAAGAACTGGCATAGCGGCGTGGCGCGCCTGTTCCGGGCCGCCATTGCCGAGGAGACGGGCCGCACGGGCGTCGACCTGAAACAGCGCGGGCTGTGCGCCGAAGTGCTCGCCGAACTTCTTGTCGACGGGCTGGAGGGCATGAAGATGCGAACCTCCGACGATGCCGCGCAGGCCGCCGCGGCGCGCCAGCTCGTTCGCGTCATCGAGCTTTCGATCGAGCGCTGA
- the ispG gene encoding flavodoxin-dependent (E)-4-hydroxy-3-methylbut-2-enyl-diphosphate synthase, which produces MTGYFSSPFPRRRSVGVDVGGVLVGGDAPVVVQSMTNTDTADVDETVAQVAALHRAGSEIVRITVDRDESAAAVPAIRERLDRLGVNVPLVGDFHYIGHRLLADHPGCADALAKYRINPGNVGFKEKKDKQFASIVEMAIRYDKPVRIGVNWGSLDQALLTQLMDENQAKGSPLTAVQVMYEAIVQSALMSAEMAEQIGLGRDRIILSAKVSGVQDLIAVYTQLATRSDHALHLGLTEAGMGSKGIVASSAAMGILLQQGIGDTIRISLTPEPRGDRTREVQVAQELLQTMGFRQFVPIVAACPGCGRTTSTVFQELAQKIQEDIRANMPVWRSHYPGVEELKVAVMGCIVNGPGESKHADIGISLPGTGEMPTAPVFIDGRKAATLRGPDIAEEFQKMVADYIEQRFGRGRAAAE; this is translated from the coding sequence ATGACCGGATATTTCTCTTCCCCATTTCCTCGCAGGCGCTCGGTCGGCGTCGATGTCGGCGGCGTGCTCGTCGGCGGTGACGCTCCGGTCGTCGTGCAGTCGATGACCAACACCGATACGGCCGATGTCGACGAGACGGTCGCGCAGGTGGCGGCGCTGCACCGCGCCGGCTCGGAGATCGTGCGCATCACCGTCGACCGCGACGAGAGCGCTGCCGCCGTGCCGGCGATCCGCGAGCGGCTCGACCGGCTGGGCGTCAACGTGCCGCTGGTCGGCGACTTCCATTATATCGGCCACCGCCTTCTGGCCGATCATCCGGGCTGCGCCGACGCGCTCGCGAAATACCGCATCAATCCGGGCAATGTCGGTTTCAAGGAGAAGAAGGACAAGCAGTTCGCCTCGATCGTCGAAATGGCGATCCGCTACGACAAGCCGGTGCGCATCGGCGTCAACTGGGGCTCGCTCGATCAGGCCCTGCTGACGCAGCTGATGGACGAGAACCAGGCGAAAGGCTCGCCTCTGACCGCGGTTCAGGTCATGTACGAGGCAATCGTGCAGTCTGCGCTGATGTCGGCCGAGATGGCGGAGCAGATCGGGCTTGGGCGCGACAGGATCATCCTTTCTGCCAAGGTGAGCGGCGTACAAGACCTGATCGCCGTCTACACGCAGCTTGCGACGCGTTCCGACCACGCGCTGCATCTCGGCCTGACCGAGGCCGGCATGGGATCGAAGGGCATCGTCGCCTCGTCCGCCGCCATGGGCATTCTGTTGCAGCAGGGCATCGGCGACACCATCCGCATTTCGCTGACGCCAGAGCCGCGCGGCGACCGCACCCGCGAGGTGCAGGTGGCGCAGGAACTGCTCCAGACCATGGGATTCCGGCAGTTCGTGCCGATCGTCGCGGCCTGCCCCGGCTGCGGGCGCACCACGTCCACCGTCTTCCAGGAGCTCGCGCAGAAAATCCAGGAGGACATCCGCGCCAACATGCCCGTCTGGCGCAGCCACTATCCGGGCGTGGAGGAACTCAAGGTCGCGGTGATGGGCTGCATCGTCAACGGGCCGGGCGAATCCAAGCATGCCGACATCGGCATTTCGCTGCCCGGCACCGGCGAGATGCCGACCGCTCCCGTCTTCATCGACGGCCGCAAGGCCGCCACCCTGCGCGGCCCTGACATCGCGGAGGAGTTCCAGAAGATGGTCGCCGACTATATCGAGCAGCGCTTCGGACGTGGCAGGGCGGCGGCCGAATAG
- a CDS encoding lytic transglycosylase domain-containing protein, with translation MAATFACLLALPARADPPASIKRPVTVGRICHLIETHANANRLPRDFMARLIWKESRFDPEAVSPAGAEGIAQFMPGTAKMRGLADSFDVEQAIPASAKYLGELKTGFGNLGLAAAAYNAGETRVSRWLRSGGFLPLETEDYVLDIMGEPADNFSTASYAGTVQPLDANLPFAEACRKLPVIMAATIPMARIHVKPWGIQVAGNFRRAAAIRQWTRVRNRFPALLAEHEPVVSRVRTPIGRRGIYAVRIGADSRADADVICQKLRGAGGACIVTRNR, from the coding sequence TTGGCGGCGACATTCGCCTGCCTGCTCGCGCTCCCCGCGCGTGCCGATCCGCCCGCCAGCATCAAGCGGCCGGTCACGGTCGGCCGCATCTGCCATCTCATCGAGACCCATGCCAACGCGAACCGGCTGCCGCGCGATTTTATGGCGAGGTTGATCTGGAAGGAGAGCCGTTTCGACCCGGAAGCGGTCAGCCCGGCCGGCGCGGAAGGCATCGCCCAGTTCATGCCGGGCACCGCGAAGATGCGGGGGCTCGCAGATTCCTTCGATGTCGAGCAGGCGATACCGGCCTCGGCGAAATATCTCGGCGAACTGAAGACCGGCTTCGGCAATCTCGGCCTCGCCGCCGCGGCCTACAATGCCGGAGAGACGCGCGTTTCCCGCTGGCTGAGGAGCGGCGGTTTCCTGCCGCTCGAAACGGAGGACTATGTGCTCGACATCATGGGCGAGCCGGCCGACAATTTTTCCACAGCCTCCTATGCCGGCACGGTGCAGCCGCTGGACGCAAACCTTCCCTTCGCCGAAGCCTGCCGCAAGCTGCCCGTCATCATGGCGGCCACCATTCCCATGGCGCGCATCCATGTGAAGCCGTGGGGCATCCAGGTAGCAGGCAATTTCCGCCGCGCCGCCGCGATCCGCCAGTGGACGCGGGTGCGCAACCGGTTTCCGGCGCTGCTGGCGGAGCATGAGCCCGTGGTGAGCCGCGTGCGCACGCCGATCGGCCGGCGCGGCATCTACGCGGTGCGCATCGGAGCGGACAGCAGGGCGGATGCGGACGTGATCTGCCAGAAACTTCGCGGCGCGGGCGGCGCCTGTATCGTCACCCGCAACAGGTAG
- a CDS encoding response regulator, whose product MQSYSPFLRSIRYRYLTALVVFAIASGCLLFMLNRVNDLRHEIDNLSTSISQIGGELDSATKFAEKAVDNWRPGTRDALVTAAWGHAERLDSRIDALELSFARIRPKLSNRANWLLDSASVNGDPLWSARDMLRNMKRLASSEVADEGILREIRNQNELFAQPMLERARQAVDNERRRTDNAIDRTLRWGGALLLIVLALSAIMVFRPMERAIRRAFAESDASLARAEAADRAKSEFLANMSHEIRTPMNGVLGMAELLANTELTARQRTFTDVIVKSGNSLLTIINDILDFSKINAGQLTLDPAPFRLAEAVEDVAALISAGVAEKNLELIVRIDPSLPRFVVGDVGRFRQIITNLLGNAVKFTEKGHVLIDVSGKRDASMVTLSVRVEDTGIGIPADKVQTVFDKFAQVDSSSTRRHEGTGLGLAIAARLVDMMGGRIGVESEVGRGSVFWFTARMPVNAAPDEAVPVPTDVTGARVLVIDDNPVNRDILVEQLRSWGFDCAAAESGAMGIAFLNRAYEVGVQVDCVILDYQMPGMNGADVAKAMCSDDRTQSVPIVLLSSVDQMDLSRLVLDYAIAAQLTKPARSSILLGAIISAIQKARSKTTPASHIHEPELTGISRPLQPESLAQVAPQPATRPLPVAIDILIAEDNEVNQMVFAQILNGIGLQYRIAANGRTALEMFRSLRPKLVLMDVSMPEMNGYETTRAIRADEARTGGRTPIIGVTAHALKGDREKCLEAGMDDYLAKPISPDRLRAKINAWLTDGVVAKSA is encoded by the coding sequence GTGCAATCCTATTCGCCGTTCCTACGGTCGATCCGATACAGATACCTGACGGCGCTCGTCGTTTTCGCCATCGCATCGGGCTGCCTGCTCTTCATGCTCAACCGCGTGAACGACCTGCGGCACGAGATCGACAATCTCTCGACCTCGATCTCGCAGATCGGCGGCGAGCTGGACAGCGCCACCAAGTTTGCCGAGAAGGCCGTCGACAACTGGCGACCCGGCACGCGTGATGCGCTGGTCACGGCCGCATGGGGTCATGCCGAACGGCTGGATTCCCGGATCGACGCGCTTGAACTGAGCTTCGCGCGCATCCGCCCGAAACTGTCCAACCGGGCGAACTGGCTGCTGGATTCGGCTTCCGTCAACGGCGATCCGCTGTGGTCGGCACGCGACATGCTGCGGAACATGAAGCGCCTCGCCTCGTCTGAAGTCGCGGACGAGGGCATATTGCGGGAGATCAGGAACCAGAACGAACTGTTCGCGCAGCCCATGCTGGAGCGCGCGCGCCAGGCGGTGGATAATGAGAGGCGGCGGACCGACAACGCCATCGACCGTACGCTTCGCTGGGGCGGCGCGCTCCTGCTGATCGTTCTCGCGCTGTCGGCGATCATGGTCTTCCGACCGATGGAACGCGCCATAAGGCGCGCCTTCGCCGAATCCGATGCGTCGCTGGCCCGGGCCGAGGCGGCCGACCGGGCCAAGTCGGAATTCCTGGCCAATATGAGCCACGAGATCCGGACGCCCATGAACGGCGTGCTCGGCATGGCGGAGCTGCTGGCGAACACCGAGCTCACGGCGCGCCAGCGGACATTCACGGACGTCATCGTCAAGTCCGGCAACTCGCTGCTCACGATCATCAACGACATCCTCGACTTCTCCAAGATCAACGCCGGGCAGTTGACGCTCGACCCGGCGCCGTTCCGGCTCGCCGAAGCGGTCGAGGATGTCGCGGCGCTGATTTCCGCCGGCGTGGCCGAGAAGAATCTCGAACTGATCGTCCGCATCGATCCAAGCCTTCCGCGCTTCGTCGTCGGCGACGTCGGGCGATTCAGGCAGATCATCACCAATCTGCTTGGAAACGCCGTCAAGTTCACCGAGAAGGGCCACGTGCTCATCGACGTTTCGGGCAAGCGCGACGCAAGCATGGTGACGCTCAGCGTGCGTGTCGAGGATACCGGCATCGGCATTCCGGCCGACAAGGTGCAGACCGTCTTCGACAAGTTCGCGCAGGTGGACAGCAGCTCGACGCGCCGGCATGAAGGAACGGGACTCGGCCTCGCCATCGCCGCGCGCCTGGTGGACATGATGGGCGGGCGCATCGGCGTCGAAAGCGAAGTGGGACGGGGGTCCGTCTTCTGGTTTACCGCCAGAATGCCTGTCAACGCGGCGCCGGACGAGGCCGTCCCGGTGCCGACCGACGTCACCGGAGCGCGCGTGCTCGTCATCGACGACAATCCCGTCAACCGGGACATCCTCGTGGAGCAGCTGCGCAGCTGGGGTTTCGATTGCGCCGCCGCCGAATCGGGGGCGATGGGGATCGCCTTCCTGAATCGGGCCTATGAGGTCGGCGTCCAGGTCGATTGCGTCATCCTCGACTATCAGATGCCCGGCATGAACGGCGCCGACGTCGCCAAGGCCATGTGCTCCGACGATCGCACCCAATCCGTGCCGATCGTGCTGCTCAGCTCCGTGGACCAGATGGATCTCAGCCGCCTCGTGCTCGACTACGCCATCGCTGCGCAGCTTACGAAACCGGCCCGGTCCTCGATACTGCTCGGCGCCATCATCTCGGCGATCCAGAAGGCGCGTTCCAAGACGACGCCGGCGAGCCACATCCACGAACCGGAGCTGACCGGCATATCAAGGCCGCTCCAGCCGGAGAGCCTGGCGCAGGTGGCCCCGCAGCCGGCGACCCGGCCCCTGCCGGTTGCAATCGATATCCTGATCGCCGAGGACAACGAGGTGAACCAGATGGTGTTCGCCCAGATTCTCAACGGCATCGGGCTGCAGTACCGGATCGCCGCCAATGGCCGGACGGCGCTGGAGATGTTCCGCTCCCTGCGGCCGAAGCTGGTATTGATGGATGTGTCGATGCCCGAGATGAACGGCTACGAGACAACGCGCGCCATCCGCGCGGACGAGGCGCGAACCGGCGGCCGCACGCCGATCATCGGCGTCACCGCGCATGCGCTGAAGGGCGATCGGGAAAAGTGCCTCGAAGCCGGCATGGACGACTATCTCGCCAAGCCGATCTCGCCGGACCGCCTGCGCGCCAAGATCAATGCGTGGCTGACCGACGGCGTCGTCGCCAAGTCGGCCTGA